GCGAAAGTTGTTGTCAGCCATTGCCGTCGTCTGCGCCCTGTCGGGGTGCGGCTATCATCCCGTAACGAACGTCGGCGCGCTCTCCGAGGGGAACGGCGTCAACGTCCTCATCTTTGCCAACACCACCTACCGTGGCGGAATGGAAGGTGTACTCGGGCGCGCCATGGTGGATGAACTGGCCCGTCGTACAGGGGGGCGCGTCGTCTCCGCCGAGCAGGCATCCACCGTCCTTTCCGGCACCATCCTCTCCTACGACTCCGGCGCGGTCTCCTACTCCGCCTCCGACACGATCCGCGAATACCGCTCTGCCCTGAGGGTGGAAGCGGTACTGCGCGACGCGAAGACACAGAAGGTGCTCTGGAAGGAGCAGCTGACGGAGACCCAGGTCTATCCGGTGAATCCCAATATCGCCCTCCAGCAAAACGCGGAGGACGCTGCGCTGGAGAGGATCTGCCGCAAGCTCTCCGAAGACGTCTGGCATAGGCTTTCGGAGAGGTTCTAGTACACATGAAGCCGGAAGAATTCGACAGAATGGTGGAAAAGGGGACGCCTGGCCCCCTCTATCTCCTCTACGGTGACGAGCCGTATCTGGTGGAGCGCGCCGTGAAGAAGCTGATGGATCGCGTCGTCGATCCGGGGCTGCGCGACTTCAACCTGGACATCTTCTACGGCAACGAGTGCAAGGGGGCCGAGATCTTCGGCGCCGCGCAGACGCTGCCGACCTTCGCCGAGCGCCGCGTGGTGCTGGTGAAAAAGGGGGGCGACCTGCCGGCGGCGGCGCAGGAGGTCCTTCTGTCGTACCTGCAGGATCC
The DNA window shown above is from Geomonas sp. RF6 and carries:
- the lptE gene encoding LPS assembly lipoprotein LptE, which translates into the protein MRKLLSAIAVVCALSGCGYHPVTNVGALSEGNGVNVLIFANTTYRGGMEGVLGRAMVDELARRTGGRVVSAEQASTVLSGTILSYDSGAVSYSASDTIREYRSALRVEAVLRDAKTQKVLWKEQLTETQVYPVNPNIALQQNAEDAALERICRKLSEDVWHRLSERF